The genomic segment AGCTCGGCGACCGGCGCTGGCGCGAGCTGCTCGAGCGACACGACGATCTCAGCCGCAGGCTGATCGCCTCACATGGCGGGGTCGCTGTGAAGTCGACCGGCGATGGGTTCCTCGCCCGCTTCGACGGCCCCGCGCGCGGCGCTCGCGCGGCGCTGGCGATCGTCGGCGCGGCGCGAGAGATCGGGCTCGGCATGCGCGCGGGCGTGCACACCGGGGAGGTCGAGCGGATGGGATCGGATCTGGGCGGTGTCGCCGTCCACATCGGCTCGCGGATCACCGATCAGGCGGGGGCTGATGAGGTCCTCGCCTCCTCGACGGTCCGCGACCTCGTCATCGGCTCGGGTCTCGAGTTTGCCGCCGCGGGAGAGGCGGATCTGCGCGGTGTCCCCGGCCGGTGGCCCCTATTCAAGGTTTCTGAGGGGCCAGAACGCCGCTGAGGGAGCCGAGAACGAAGGTTTCAACGAAGTTTCCCACCCACCCTGTCGATTTCGGTCGTCTTCGTTCGTCGTCACTACGAAGGCCGGCCGAAGGGGCGGGCCAAGCAGACCAGGAGGTCAGAGAATGCGCGTCATGGTGATCATCAAGTCGACTCCCGAGATCGAGAGCGGGCGGATGCCGTCGGAGGCCGAGCTCTCGGCGATGGGTGCCTTCAACGAGGAGCTCGTCAAGGCCGGCGTCATGCTCGGTGGCGAGGGGCTGCTCGACTCTTCGCACGGCAAGCGGATCAGCTACGAGACCTCCGATCCCGACGAGGAGCCGTCGGTCGTCGACGGTCCGTTCGCCGAGAGCAAGGAGTTGGTGGCCGGGTTCTGGATCCTCGAGGTCGATTCGGTCGACGAGGCGGTCGAGCGGATGCGGGGGATCCCGAACAGCCCCGACACGAACCTCGAGATCCGCCGGATCGCCGAGGCGGAGGACTTCGGCGATGAGTTCACGCCCGAGCTCCAGGAGCGCGAGAACGCGATGCGCGAGCAGGTCGAGGGCCGCGACGCCTGAGAGCGACCGCAGCCGTCCGGGGCGGGTGCGGGCCGGTGAGGCCCGTACCCGCGTCGCTGCCGTCTGGCGGGTCGAGTCGCGGCGGATCGTCGCGAGCCTGACCCGCGTCCTCGGGGGAGACCTGGGCCTGACCGAGGACGCCGCGCAGGACGCGCTGGTCGCGGCGCTCGAGACCTGGCCTCGCGACGGCGTCCCCGCGAACCCGGGCGCCTGGCTCCAGGCGACGGCCCGCAACCGCGCGCTCGATCGCATCCGCCACGGTCAGATGGCCACGCGCCGCCACGCCGACCTCGCTCGTGAGCTCGAGCGCGGACCCGCTCCCGAACAGGATGAGATGGCGGCGGCGATCGACGAGCGCGCAGCGCGCGACATCGATGACGAGGTCCTCCGGCTGATCTTCATGAGCTGCCATCCGGCGCTCGGCCGTGAGGTCCGTGTCGCGCTCTGCCTGCGCTCGGTCGCCGGTCTCACGACACCGGAGATCGCGCGCGCTTTCCTCGTCTCCGAGCCGACGGTCGCGCAGCGGATCGTGCGCGCCAAGCGGACACTGCGCGAGCGTGAGGTCGAGTTCGAGGTGCCGGGCCCGGCCGAGCGACCGGC from the Thermoleophilia bacterium SCSIO 60948 genome contains:
- a CDS encoding YciI family protein, which codes for MRVMVIIKSTPEIESGRMPSEAELSAMGAFNEELVKAGVMLGGEGLLDSSHGKRISYETSDPDEEPSVVDGPFAESKELVAGFWILEVDSVDEAVERMRGIPNSPDTNLEIRRIAEAEDFGDEFTPELQERENAMREQVEGRDA